CTCACCAGCTTATATACCAGCATGCACTCTGTCACTACTACTCTACCTACATACAGGTAACTCTTATCTGTATCAACATGTACTCTGTCACTACGACTCTACCTACATACAGGTAACTCTTATCTATATCAACATGTACTCTGTCACTACGACTCTACCTACATACAGGTAACTCTTATCTATATCAACATGCACTCTGTCATTACTACTCTACCTACATACAGGTAACTCTTATCTATACCGACATGTACTCTGTCACTGCTACTCTACCTACATACAGGTAACTCTTATCTATATCAACACGCACTCTGTCACTACTACTCTACCTACATACAGGTAACTCTTATCTATATCAACATGTACTCTGTCACTACTATTCTACCTACATACAAGTAACTCTTATCTATATCAACATGCACTCTGTCACTACTACTCTACCTACATACAGGTAACTTTTATCCTTACCAACATGTACTCTGTCACTATCCCACCGAGACCTTTTAATATTGTATTACCTTTTTTTGGCCGGTTAGCTAATGAATGGCAATGCTGAGGAGGGATACAAAACAATGACGCAGTATTTACCCTGTTTCCTCATTCATGGCTCCTGCTTTGACAAAGGGCGGGCGCAGGTTGTTTACACCAAATGTAAAATTGCTCAAGCTAAATCTCAATCTGCAGACGTGTTCACTCAAGGTGAGTTTTTATTTACTCAGGCTTTGACTCTGTGGAAGAGTTTGGCATCTGTTATATTTTGGATGGATCCTTGGTTTCATTTTTCATGTATTATGTAACTCATAAACTAGTCTCATAATCGGTTCAAACAGCCCACTTGTAAAGACCTGCTGTTGGAGTGTTAAGTAGTCCTTAGTTAGTATTAATCTGCACAGCGGAACAGTGTGTGACTCACAAAATAGCAACAAACTGGTCAATGTTAGATGCAAGTGCTCCAGTAAAGATTCAATTCTGGCATAGACTATTAAAGCACTGACTATTAGGATGGTTTCTATTGCTTCTTGCCCtccataaaattaaaaagaggCAAACTAACTGCTTAGAgatactagtactagtaattTACAgagttttaaagtttacctcGACATGGTAGAACAACTCTCCACTAGTAACAAGTTTATAATACAGAACTGTTTATTTCATAACCTGACCATTTGAGCAGAGTAAACTTGGCATTCATCAATTAACCAAATGTGACCAATCTCTATTTCTGTGTGGCAGAAGCACCTGTAGGAATTTATTACGCTTTGACAGCTGCACcttttttcaaccaaacatggtactCACACTAGTGTTTGATGATTTTTGGTTGTGGCTttggtttgtttgttttgttttttgctTACATTAGAGACAGCCCGGCAATGCTGAGCTAGACAGTTTGTCAATTCATGTTGTCGTACGGCTTAACACGGCAAACAATAGTCGATGAATACATTATAGTGACATCATGGTCTGTCTTTGATGAAATGGTGCTAAAAGTGATTATTGAATGCGCACTAGTTAATTTTTCATGATTCAAATgcaaatataaaagtttgaatTAGCAAATAAAGTAAGTCTGTTTTTAGCATCCTAAatataacttacatgtatatttatttaaatgttatcATAGTAAATCATGCTATAGTAATTAATTTTTCTTCACCAATAcgtgtaaatttaaaaattccaATGGCTTTGTCTATTTATGATTGCATGAAGTTAGCTGAGTCATTTAAGTTTTGTTGCAGCGATTTTAGAGGGCCTGCAGGTGCTTGGACAGGCAAGAGACAATCTCAGGCAGTGTGAAGCTTTTAGTTATTTGCAAGATGTACTGATGTACATGGTGAGTTATCGTATCTTTTCACTTTGATTTATTGTGCACATCCTCACAAAATACTTTTCTGGGCTGCATTGTATTGCTGCATTGTATTGCTGCATTGTATTGCTGCATTACCCATTGTATTGCTGCATTACCTTCATGACAGTTTCTTatcatttacattttttaatcttCTTTGGCCGTTTTTTGTTAACAATGATTGTGGCATTTTATTGAAGTTGTTGCTGTTCTTCAGGCCCTGCTCTGTAACATGTTGGGTGATACAGAACAGAGAAATAGTTATGCATTCCAATACAGAGAGCTGGAGCGAAACTTAGCTACAGACATTATACTTCCACAGACATTGATAATGTGATATGCTTGTTATAAGTATCAGagctatatgtatattataatattgtatagtGTCACGTAGGTAATGTTTGTGATCAGTATAAAAACAGCCAATTTGGGCAATCTCAGCTATATATTGTGTGCATTTATTAGTATAATGCTCTGTCAACATGAATTGTACTTGTATATTCCTCCTCATACTTAGATAGTTGTAATGctaacaatttttttgaaatattttataatgttgatgtataataattttttcatgAAGTTTGTAAATGTAGTTCAGGGAAAGTTTGTGATGCTGcaatattttgttagttttaaaccCTGAcacaagtttttttaatgtaCCACCaccaatttttttatacaagttcattattttaatttaaataatcacCAATGCATAGCAGGAAGTGTTAAATTATTTGTTGTGTACTATTGCTATGTTGAACCTGTAGTTTTCAAAAGGGTTAGAATAAAACTACTGCTGTAGATATCAGCAAACTTTAAATTACGTTATTTGAATTGTTCAATTACACGACaaataaaagtatatttttccaatttattAACAAGTCAAGTTACACTACTGCCATAagcaagctacatgtacatgtagtttgctTATGGCTTGTCCatcttggagttgtctgcttgaTCTTTTGAAAACGACAAAAATGAGCTCAAACAGATACGGTCGTGTCTTGCGGACACCAAGCCAATCACAGTTGCGTTTACAGTAGCGTTAGATTTTCTTGACCATCTAATCGAGATTCCTTTTACAACCAGCCAATAAGAAACTGTTTCCTGCGTGCAGCGGCAAGTTGAAACCTTATCGAATGAAAAAGTGGTGGAAGAAGTTgtatttgattaaaatttagattatttttgtattttgcgTCGGAGATAGTTTGCATAGAATGGCAGAAGCAATATTTACAAAATCTCTGTGTTTTCAAGTTAAAAGTAAAGAGTTTGACGACAGGTTAGTGCAGTTCTATGAATCCGCAGGAAAGGTATGAATGAATAGTCTTCTCATCCACAATTTTCACCATAAGTCGCCTTGGTGAAGTTGTCAGCTTAATTTTACTATTGTTACAAGCCTTTCTGACTGCTAATAAAAAGGCATATGGGGTTGATCTGATTTTCAATTACTGTCTGTCAAAATTACCATCAAAATTTTAACTATTATTGATCGAAATGCTCGTTTGTTCTTTTTAAATTAATAGTAGCGTGTTGTTATATTTCATTAGTCTTTGTAAGAAAGCTATTGGACTAGTAACTATTGTTATCAATAATTAGTTAATGTAGCCTACGATCTCGTGCATATTGACATTTAGTGATTAATGGTGTTCATCTGGCTATACACCTGTACTCCATGGGAGCAGGGTTTTCTCGATAACTAATACTGTTGTTGGTATTGAATAAAGATTTAATGTCTGTCTTGCAGCAGTTGCGCTAGTTGTAATGTCTTTTAGGTTCTCTACGCTGAATGTTGTTGATGAATGGCACTAAACCCATCTCAACTAATTCtagctaaaaatatatttactctTGTAAGTGTTTTAGCTGAGTGTTTCCATTTCATTTAACAACAGACTCTTCTTGCTCCGGCAGAAGATTTTAGCAGTTTAGTCTTAGCTATACGCAGCTCATCTTTACAATTACGTGAAATCTGTATTCAAAGTATTTGGTATACATGTGCTACATTTTTCCATGTTGACTCATTTATAGTATGTTTTTGCTGATGGGAGTACCCACATAATCAGTTTGTCATTTAAATAAACTAGTGAATTTTAGCAGTGTGAGCAATTCAGTAAAACCCAACTTTGTTACACCATGTTGTGAGCTAGCTGTGTTCAGAGAAAGCTTTTTGGTCAGTAAACTGACAGCGGTTATAAAGTCATATACTGTACTCAACACTATTTTTTGATAATTGTTGCCTGCATTTAGTGAGCCACACTATGCGTGAATTAGTGCATCTGTTGACTATCCTTGCTATTTCGTATTCAATCATAATCACTCATACTTACATAAAAAAGCTGTCCATCCAACTTAGGGTTGCGACTCTGGATGTTGCTCTCAGTGTGCGTACCTCTCCTGCTCCTCTTCAGAAGAAATATCTATACGTACAACTTACAGACAAAAAAGACAGCTTTTTTCTCTACACTCTCAAACTAGATGAGGAAGATTTTCAAACGTAAGTCTTTATTCCTTCATGATGATATTGTTTTTCTCGGCAATCCTTCAATgagttttttaaaactaaagaTGTTTGTGTGCATCTTTGTTCTGCTTGCTCATTAGTTGATCAGGTTATAGAAAGTGAATATTGATTATTGATCTGTTTCTACCCATTTTTTTCATCTAATTAAAGATGATTAAATACATTATGTACTAAAAATGATCAAATACTACAGAATATGCACTAAAGAATTACTTGGACATACGCACACGGTTATAACCTTGACAATATCTTAAGTAACTCTATTAGCTTGAGCTTCATACAAGTTGCACttttgctacatgtatataatccCCTTTACTACATATAAGTAGTAATGTTTATGTTTAACATTTTCAAAGATAGTATACTTTACCCACACCTAGCATGCTTTCTATAAGGATAACAATTTTACTCTTGTCATGTTATGTCTCAGGGTGTTCCCTCATGTATCTTAACAATTTTTGTTCTGAATGCATTGAGTATGCATCAAATCATTACATAACTAAAGCCTCATATTAATATTCGTATGACTCAGCAGGCAGTCTTTAAATAATCTCTTTTAACAGACTGAAAGTGAGTCAAGGGTTGCTCGTTGACTTTCCATCCTTCCCCCAAAAGTTGATGGGTTTACTGAGCCTATGCTTAGATGAGGCGAAGAAGGAGACACCAAAGTGAGTGCCAGATAAGGGCATCATTTGACCTAGCCCGACTCATTATTTAGGCAGTTCTGTTAAGTTTTTATATTGCCTTTGAGTGACGCTTTGTGTTAGCACGATGCGGTCTCTGTATTGTAACCATTGTACCTGTATTGTAACCATTGCACCTGCAACTATATTGCACCTGCAACTGTATTGCATCTGTATTACGCCTTAATTTTTGTTCAGGTTTATTCTCCAGCTTTCCCTTCAGGATGGTAAGGCAACTCTTAATGTTGTTGAGACAAATCCATTCAAACACTTGACACACCTGTCCCTTCAGGTGGTACCCGGAAATGATGAGGCAGTTAAGACCTTCCTCTCCGAATGTTTGCGCGATTACAAAGTAAGTTTGCTGTCATGTAGTTTGGGTGTAGGTATATGACCTTGTAGTCTGAGTGTAAGTAGATGACCCTGTAGTCTGAGTGTAGGTGTATGACCTTGTAGTCTGGGTGTAGGTCGATGACCTTGATTGGTCGTGTCATGTTacatgctattggtaggagcggAATGAAAAGCTGACCAATGAGCTCAGAAGTACGGAGACTAGTCTCAGGAACTCATTGAGCGCCACAGAAGAGGTGAGCTTGATAATTAGAAATTATACTACACTGCCAATTTATGGTACAAAGACTAGTAAATGCTTGACACGTGTATGTTTACTTGTAGGCATTGTCTGCTCGGAATGCCGAGTTAGCTAGTATGAAGTTGCAATGGGAAAGCAGACTCTCTGAAATACAGGCTCAGAATGCACACCATATCAACAGTGAGAAAGAGGAGTCACTCAAGGTAGACTTAGTTCTACGAGTAGATATAGCCCCTGGTTATTAGTATCTATTCTCATACTGTTAGTAGCAGCTGTTGCTAACATCCAGTCTCTATTGTACAGAGTCAGTCCCAGACACAGCAGCGGTTCCTACAAGAGAAGCGAGATTTGGAGCAGGCTCATATGAAGATAGTCAAACAGCTAGAAGCAAGAGTATATGAACTTGACACGCAAAACAAGGTGGGTTTGTGTAGTCTCTCTCTGATTTGCTGATCAATTTTTAAAGAAGTGAACAATTACTGTGAACATATTGAGACATGATTTTCTAAATTCACCACAAATGTCTTTAGGTGcatgtaattaaaatttgttacttttttagaAATCATAGCACGGCGTGTTTACATAATCTTAATTACACTAGGAGTCGTGTCCATCCAAAGCCACCCTAAATGGCTTTAGGAAAAAAGTGCATGTGTTTATTGATTTTTAACAACCGTTAACTGGCTCAGTTATCACGTACCCAAATCAATGTAGAATTTACTGTAATTCTAAAATTGTGAATGAGAATGATTAGTTGGATGTTGGTGTGTTGTATATGAGATTTTGTGTGACAAACTTGTCTGACCTCACAAGTATTTCGCGATACCGTCTCTTCAGTTTCCTCTGTCCTTTTTGAAGCGTGGAAGACTAGACAATGTAGTCCACTGAAGTTGATGGTGTATGACTTGTTTTACATCTACGCAAGAGTTGATAGCGTATGACTTGTTTTACATCTAAACATGAGTTGATAGCGTATGACTTGTTTTACATCTACGCAGGAGTTGACAGAGACCAAGTTTGTAAATGATGCCTCAATTCGAGATCTGACTTCGAAGCTTTCACTGGCAGAGGAGGAAGGCTTAAAGATGAGGCAGGATGTACAGCAACTTCGTAAAGACAATATGGACCTCGAGTCTGACCTTCACAGGTGCAGATTCTATTGCTAGTGGTTGAGAGTACTCAGTGTTGAGCTCTATACATATCTCTTTGAAACTCATTATCTGTTAAGGCAAATATGCTGTCGAAAGCTGCAGAAAGGCGCTATTGCCACGTTTAAAGAAGTTGTTGGCAGCGATCAATCTGTGATTTTTATATTGGCTTTATATATGCAATGGTCTTAGCAAAAGTGttgtatataaaacatgttaAATAGTATTCTGGCACTGtttgtacctacatgtacataccatcATGTACACTTGGCTGCTCATGAGCATACATAATGAAAGGGAAATGTATCATGTCAGCAAGTCCCTATTGGTCATCACATCttgctgcagatgaatattctAGTAATGCATTGAGTTGCAAACGATAGGTCTTCATTGTAGCATATGAAATTCAACAAGACAAGGTTTAGAGCTGTCATTTGCcgttttatttgcttttgttTTAGAGTTGTAAAAGGCATTGGCACCATTGTGACTTTGCCCAAAAACCTGTTTTTGTTTATCAACCAAGCTCTATAGCATAGCTCACCATAAACATATAGTGTATGTTATACACTTAGCAACAATTAGATGTCACTTTGAGTAAATCATAGTCTAAGGTAGACAACTCTGTGTTAgcttactagcttaagttagtAAGTGGATGTGCTGTGGCTTCTTGGAAGGTagccagtttttattttatagctCCCTTCaatgtttagagcaaatattgGCTCTGGTTCAAGAGCATTCTAAACTAGAGCACAGCATGGTggtttttataacttttgttGTCCACCGTTCATTCACACTCATTATGCTAATTTTAACACCATAGGAATATGTGTAATCATAAATTTCCTGAACATAATCAAGTTACTTTGAGCAAGCGAAATGAGGATATTTATAATTGTTCATATATTCCAATGAGTAATAGTTCATGGATGACATGTCTTATTTCTCTGTGTGACAGGCACGAGAAATCAGAAAATCAACTTCTGACTCGGGTAGCTGTGTTAGAGCAGCAGGTGCATGATAAAGACACAGTTATTGGCAGCTCTAACGACCTCCTACACGCTGAGCAAGCGCAGAAGGTTAGGTCTCATTTAGGTCATCCATCGAGGTCATTCATTTTCATTCATTCAGCTCATTTTTGGTTGTTACTGCGTAATACTCAACTAGCTTTATATTTGGTTCACTTGTGCTACCTGTCCTCAGATGACAACTAAACTGTTGGTTAGTGACATACCACAACCTGATGTGGTATATCACCATGCCTTGCTTATGCTATAGAAATTACTGGATGATGAGTTAACTAACAGCAAGTCTAGGGTTGTGCAATTGGAGCTCAACACAAAGACCCTTTCAGATGAGATTGTCAAGGCCAATGAGATAATCCGTAAGCTTCAGCAGGAGGGCAAAAATGTACAGGCTAAGGTTTGTAGCTTGCTCTTTGTATGTTTTACATTCTCTGGGTAGATACTCTGTGGGTAGCTAATTTGTGGATAGGTTGTCTGTGGGTAGATACTCTGTTCATAGATATTCTGTGGATAGATGTTCTTTGGATAAATACTCTGTGGATAGATATTCTGTGGATAGGCACTAGATGGATTTTTGGGTTtcaaatttaaccatcattaAACCAATTTCAGGAAACATTTAGCAAGATTTTTCATGTGGCTTGCAAAGACATTGAATGTACTCTAAcgacatttttaaatatatcagGGTTTTGTTAGAGTTTGCAGTTCAAGCAAGATTCTTGACCAACTCGTTAAGAGTCCTTTCAGTGCCATTTCTGTCTTGCAGCTAAAGCTGCGTTCACAGATTGCTCTGAGGCAGGAAGAGGTTCTGAAGGAGAAGGAGAAAGAAGCAGATTCAGCAGAGAGAGAAACGATTAAAATGAGAGAAGAGCTGGAAAAGTGTAACAGTAAAGTAAGTGTTACATAATTCAGGCAGTTTAGAGGTTAAGTGTTACCTAGTTTCTAAATTGCGTGATCACACAGGTTTGGGGGGAGTGGCTCATGTGTAGCTGGAAATTCCATATGTTGTAGTTAAAGGAATTCGAGTCTAAGTTGCAAATTGTTGAGTCGGAGAAAGCTGAATGTGAGAAGAAAATAGCGAGCAATGAGAATGGTAAGACATCTGGTTGGTTTATCGTTTGGAAAGGCTGTACTGTATGGTATTCAACTAGTTAACTGTTGTTATTTGTAGTTCATAGAATGTATGAAAACTGATAATTCTAAATGTAACTTATTGTGTCAGTCTggactagtgttgggccggtaaggAGTTATCCGCTTTTACCGACACCGAGTGATTATCAGTATCCggaaaaccaatcattttcggtgacagctagttatctgcggccggtttgatatgatcagTATTTATCCGTGAAAGCCAATCAGTAAATGGTTATCCGGaaagttttttgtatttgacaggCTACAGCATTACCAGCGACGTGATGCGGAGGAGAATTGATGTTATGGTCAATTGCAAAAACGCCTCTTTGACGAGCACGCTAAGCAAAAAGAGTCTCTCAGCGTGCATTGGCAATCACAACTTTTTTCTCAGACATTTTGAAAACACAACCCATgcgaattatattataactctttctTCAACGAACATTTCCACGCTTACCTATAggtatctagtattatattacgtcttacattgataaagtgtaaaacgtaatatacgttttatattttattaaatataaaacgtatattacgttttatattttattaaaccCCCATTTgatacgtttgatatatttatacgttttatatttgatttatccCCCCACCTGCGTTATATAAAAAATGGGCAGTAGGTAAGCTGAAGTTAAACGcacactgaaaaccatataccgaactacaataccgacaataccgaacttagTTAGCAAATGATACCAAAGATGGTAAATACAGAGGATACCGACAACGGGATACCGATAATACGACAATaccgataaaaaagtgcaaggataccctatccggcactaaattatataccagCCCAACACTAGTCTGGACAGAGACATCGGAATCGTCTTACTTTTCTGAAACCACTACAGGTAGTGCAATAGTTGTTATATGGGTGGAAGAGACTTATCGTAATTAAAGTTCATCCAGTCCAGGCTTGCAACTACTACAGTAATCTATGGACTATGATATGAAGTCTCTGTAATACAAGTATAAAAGATTGTGTCATTATAAAAGCCATAGTTATCTGTGCACCATTTTCGTAGTCATCTCATGGTTGAACAAGCAACTGGATCAGGTACAAATGGGCAGAGCTCGAGTAGCCCAACCAATTCCTACACACACTGTCTCACTCACCCAGCACAACTCCAGACAAAGCACCAGTCTCGCCACGCCTGTACGTATGCTGCTCCTTATTCTTCATGTCTCTTTCATCTCCAAAAAGTAGCGATGCTGTTTCCTAATCAAATATGCTAATCCCTTCCGCTAACAGTTTTATGCTAAAAGTGATATTTCAGGAACGTACTTACTATGTATACGAGGGTA
The genomic region above belongs to Watersipora subatra chromosome 1, tzWatSuba1.1, whole genome shotgun sequence and contains:
- the LOC137386093 gene encoding spindle assembly abnormal protein 6 homolog: MAEAIFTKSLCFQVKSKEFDDRVATLDVALSVRTSPAPLQKKYLYVQLTDKKDSFFLYTLKLDEEDFQTLKVSQGLLVDFPSFPQKLMGLLSLCLDEAKKETPKFILQLSLQDGKATLNVVETNPFKHLTHLSLQVVPGNDEAVKTFLSECLRDYKERNEKLTNELRSTETSLRNSLSATEEALSARNAELASMKLQWESRLSEIQAQNAHHINSEKEESLKSQSQTQQRFLQEKRDLEQAHMKIVKQLEARVYELDTQNKELTETKFVNDASIRDLTSKLSLAEEEGLKMRQDVQQLRKDNMDLESDLHRHEKSENQLLTRVAVLEQQVHDKDTVIGSSNDLLHAEQAQKKLLDDELTNSKSRVVQLELNTKTLSDEIVKANEIIRKLQQEGKNVQAKLKLRSQIALRQEEVLKEKEKEADSAERETIKMREELEKCNSKLKEFESKLQIVESEKAECEKKIASNENVISWLNKQLDQVQMGRARVAQPIPTHTVSLTQHNSRQSTSLATPDGPQPVTPEVASKIPQPKYKSTPIVPPTTEGKENEPIVDAKYLPAETRPAVVPLKARNWMLNSGDPLMLPAKPRISKEQVNPHSALATAYFPRSK